Below is a window of Edaphobacter dinghuensis DNA.
GATGATTTGAACCGGAGGGCAGGACGATGCAATCGGGCAAGACGCGGAAGCAGAGACTGACTGGAAATCGGCACGCAGGACATGGAAGCTCGCATGCGAGCGGGAGACTGCTGTCGGATGTGGACGTCCGGATTGGAGTGTTCCGGCAGCCAGCGATGCAGACACCGGTGCTGGTGTTGAATGCGAGCTATGAGCCGATCAATATCTGCGGAGCGCGACGTGCGCTGGTGCTGGTGTTGAAGGGCGTAGCGCGCACCGAGGAGGAGCAAGGCGCGATTCTGCATGCGGCGCGAGTGAATGTGGCGATGCCGAGCGTGATCCGATTGCTGGAGTATCGTCGGATTCCTCACCAGACAAGGGCGCTCTCGCGAAAGAACATTTTGCTGCGAGACCGGAATAGCTGCCAGTATTGCTCGGTTGTACTGACGGCCAGCGAGCTGACGCTGGATCATGTGATTCCACGGTCGCGGGGAGGGCTTTCGACCTGGGAGAATCTTGTAGCGTGCTGCCATGACTGCAACCGGCGCAAGGGCAATCAGTTGCTGCACGAGCTGACAGACATGAAGCTGCAGCGGGAGCCAAGGCCGTTCAGCCTGCATACCTCGCGACATATTATGCGGATGATCGGCAGCGCCGATGCGGCTTGGCGGAAGTACCTGTACTTTGAGGCGGGTGACGCGGCTTAGCTTGCCTATTTGCCATTCACCGGTCTAAGAGGTACCCCCTGTACTTAAGTCCTAAAGTCTTCGAAAGAAGAGACTTAAGTCTGGACCTCGAGTGACCTCGGTTAAGTGCAAAAGCCCGGCGTTGGCCCGGGCTTTGTGTTGATTGCTGATTTAATTGTAGCAACGCTGGTGTAACTCTTTTGCAATCTTATGTTATTGATTTGAAAAGAGTTGTGCAATTTAGAGCTTGACAGCTTTTACATCTCGTCTAAATGGCGCAGATGTGGCACAGGAAAAGAAAGGCCCGGGGCTAAAGCCCCTTTTGCGTTTTTCGACAAGCTTCGTAGGGCTAAAGCCCTACGCTAATCCTGAACCCTACGCTGATGCTAAAGTCCTACGACAATCCTGGGACCTGCTAATCATGGACCCTACGCTAATTCTGGAATCCTGTGCTGACCCTGGAAACAAAGACGGTAGCTTCTGAGGGTTCTATGGGAATTGGGTCTTCGTGGATGGATTGTGAAAGATCTTGAATCTATCTCCTAAGTTTTTAGTTGACACGAACCGAAGCTGCGGCGTAATGTCCTAACTCGTTAGGAGATAAGCCATGGGCGAGCAGGACAAAGAGGGTTTGACGAAGCTGGAGTTGCAGATCATGCAGGTGATCTGGCGGCGGGGTACGAGCAATGTGGGCGAGGTGCAGGAGGGGCTGGAGCAGCAACTGGCCTACACAACCGTGCAGACGATGCTGAATATTCTGCACCGCAAAGGGAAGCTGAAGCGGAAGCTGCAGGGGCGGGCGTATGAGTACAGCGCCACCGTGACTGAGGCCAAGGCTTTGAGCCATGCGCTGCGCGATGTGGTGGATCGCATGTTCGGCGGATCGAGCGAAGAGCTGGTGATGAGTCTGATCAAGAACAAGCAGATCGACGCGAAGAAGATTGCGGAGCTGAGCCGCAGGCTGGAAGAAGCGGAAGAGAGCGGAGGCGAGCGATGAACGGACTCGAATCGTTCGTGTTGGGGTATCTGGTGAACTCGCTGTGGCAGGTTCCGCTGATCTGCGTGGCCGCATACGGCTGCGCACGGCTGGTGCGTCGGATGGGGCCGCAGGCGGAGCACAGGGTGTGGGTGACGGCGTTGCTGATTGCGGCAGTCTTACCGGCCTGTGCCGGGACCGGAGCATGGCTGCCGCATGGCTTTGGCACGAGCGCTTCGGCTGCCGGATCGGTACAGGTTGAGATGGGAAGATTCACGCAGATCACAGGCACGGCGCTGCATCTGCCGACGGGGCTGCGTCATGGAGCCGCGCTCCTGTATATGGGGCTGGTGATTTTCTTCTGTGGACGGCTTATTTGGGGAGTCATCCAAAGCGTGGGCCTGCGCCGGGGATCGCGGCGGCTGGAGCTTACCGGCGAGTGGCAGAACATGTGGGAGCGGTGCTGCTGCGTCTTCGATGTAACCAATGTGGAGATTGCGAGTACGCCGAGGATCACAGGCCCGATGACGGTTGGGTTTCGGTGGCGAACGCTGTTGGTGCCTTCTGATTTTCTGGAGACTGCGGAGGCAAACGATGTGGAAGCTGCGCTGGGGCATGAGCTGGCGCACATGCAGAGGCGCGACTTCGCCAAGAACCTGTTCTACGAACTGATCTCGCTGCCGGTAAGTTATCACCCGATGACGCGATGGCTGAAGTCGCAGATCAGGCAGAGCCGTGAGCTGGTGTGCGATGCGATGGCAGCGGAATTTGTAACCACGAGAGAACTCTATGCACGATCGCTATTGCGGTTGGCGTCGATGATGCTGAACCAGACGCAGACCGTAAACATTCACGCCATCGGAATCTTCGATGCCAACATTCTGGAGAGGAGAGTTATGAATCTGATGACGAAACCGAGAGAGACGAGAGGACTGTTGCGGATTGGCTTTGCGGCGGTATGCGTTGCAGTGGGAGTCGCTACCTGCGGATCGGCGCTGGCGCTGCGGCTGGATGTGAGTGAGCCGCCTGCACCTGCTGTTGCGGCTGCGACCCATGACCATCCTGTGAAGGTACAAGGCGCGATTATGGCCGGGAGCAAGATCGGAGGGGAAAACCCGGTATATCCAGCGAAGGCTAGGGCTGAAAAGAACACCGTGGATGGCACATGCACTCTGCAGGCCACGATCAACAAAGAGGGATATATCACCCGTCTGCGTGTGGTGAAGAGCCTCCGCAAAGACTATGACGAGAGCGCTCTTACTGCGGTGAAGACCTGGCGATATAAACCGTATCTACTGAATGGAGAGCCAGTAGCAGTGCAGACGACGATTAATATTAATTACTCCATTGGTGGTTAGAAAACCTCAACAAGATAGTGCTGCATTGAAAGCAGAGTGGCTGGCGAGTCAGATTGCCGGCCACTCTGCTTTCAATGCAACCGGAAAGAGATGAAATACAGGGGTCTCTCCACTGCGCTTCGCTTCGGTCGAGATGACGTGAGTTGAGTGGTGCAAGAGTGTCGGTTGGCCGACTAACACTTTGTTGTCGTATAGGACGTTCTGCAAGTGTGATAATTTCAGCGGCAGGAGAGTTCCTGAATGGCGCGAAGCGAAAGTTTTCAGTGCGATGTATGTGGTAGCCAGAAAAATCACAATGATCTTTGGTGGCTGGCGTGGACCGATTGCTTCGAGGGCATCAGCCCGGGTGACGACCAGCCGCTGATCAAGCTGACGCGATGGCAGCAGCGGCAGGCCCATGAAGAAGGGGTGAAGCATCTGTGCGGCGCGCGCTGTGCAGGCACCCTGATCGACCGCTGGATGACAGCGCAGCACGAAGACCCCAGCGCGCACTGCGAGTCTGTCTAGGGCGGTTGCCCTCCTGATGTAGCTTTGGTGAATCGAGCAAAACGCAGATTCCCTTCGGGAATGACAACCAAAAGGAAGCCACGACTGAGAGGAAGCAGCTACAGCGGGTTAAAGCCGCTTTATCAAGGCGGCGAGATCGAGAGGAAGATCAGGGTTTGGATGCCGGCGGCGGTTGCTGCTTGTTGTCGTCGGGGGCCTTGTTGTCGGTGATGTCCTGACCGTTGTAGATGATGCGGCTGGTGGCGCGGAACTGCTTGTAGTCGGTGTATTTGACGACGGTGCGCAGGTGAACGTCTTCGCTTAAAGCACCCTGTTGTGCATCGAAGTGCAGGGTGCCTTCGGCCTTGGTGTAGGTGGGGAACCAATATTTTCCGTCAACCTGTTGATAGTAGGTGGTGTAGGGCGGGGAGAGGTCTTCGTGGCCCTTGCGCTTGTCATCGGGGACTGACCTGCCGTTGATGAGGACGATCTGGAAGTCTTGCTGATCGACCCAGACCTTGCCCTGGAAGTAGCGCTTCCCTTTTTCGAGGACCTTGGGCTTGGCGTCGAAGACGTAAGTGTCGATCTCGTCGATGTGCTGGCGGCCGAGGTAGGTTATGTCGTACTGGGGCAGGTCTTCGGTGGTGAGAACGAAGGGGAGGCGGTGCTCGATGTCCTGAAAGTCGGAGGGGGACATCATGACGCGCTCGAGGGTGTTTTGGGGGGCGAAGACGACGTGCTCATCGCGTTTACCGTTGGAATCAAAGAGGATATCGGTGACCTGGAGGTATTGGCCATCGACTTTGTTGGTGTCGTCATCGATGGTGTCGACCTTTACCGTCTGGCGGAAGGTGTAGTTCTGGCGGGCGGTGTTGAAGACGGACTCGCGAGCGGCAAATTTGGTGATGATCTGCTGCGGGGTCATGTCTTTAGGAGGAGTGGGGTCGAGCGGTCCGAAGCCTGCGGGTTCCTGCGCTATGGCTGCCGGGGGCGTGGTGATGGCGGCTAAGGTGAGGCAGGACACGGCCAGCAGCGGCAGGAGCGACGCCGCGAAGAGACTGGCCGAGGCGCGAAGGCGGATAAGCTTCGTCATTTTTGCTGGGACTCCAATAAAAAGGGCGGGGCAACGGTACCTCCCCCATCCTCTATCTAAAGAATAGACGCTAAAAGTGAGGGTTGGTGATGTTGGGCTGGGTTAGTAATATGTGGGCTCTTCATTGGGGATGCGTTATCGGCATCGCGGGCCTGGCGGGAGCGGTGTTGTTGATGGCACATGATCAACGTCTTCATGCCAAGGAACGTCGGCGGGATCGCAGGATCCGTGAGGAGTTCGAGGCTTACGCCGCTCTTGATGCCGCTTTGCACGGAGAAGACCTGCATGGGCTGGCCAGGCGGGTGTGCCGGCTGGTGTCCAAAAAGAGCGCGTTTCAGCGAGTCGCCATGCTGACGCAGGATGCCGAAGGACAGATGCAGGTGGTGGGCAGCGTGGGCATCGATGAACTGACCGTTCAGGAGCTTCAAGTGTGCAGCGAGTGCTGCATGGAAGAAGCGAACGGCGAAGAACCTACGCCCGACACAGTGGGGATGCATCTGGGTGAGAGGAGCTTTGCGGTGGTGCTGGGCAAAGATGCCACCGATGCAGGATGTGGACGGGCGATCCTCATTCCGTTGCAGACGTCGATGGGAAAGGTACAGGGCGCGCTGGCAGTCTGTGCGGATGGGCTGATGAGCCTGCGGCGGCAGACGGTGGAAGAGACGATTTCGCCGCTGGAGGCGCTCGCAGTGAAGCTGGGGCGAGCCATCGAAAACGCCGAGACGGTGGAACAGCTGCAACAGGCAGAGAAGCTGGCAGGCTTTGGCATGCTGGCCAATGGGGTTGCGCACGAGTTGAGCGATCCGCTGACGGCGGTGCTGGAGTTTGCAGAACAGATTGCCGAGACAGCCGAGGACAGCCGCATACGGTCCGATGCGGAGACGATCGTCAACGAGGCGCTGCGGATGCAGCAGACGGTGCAAGGGCTGGTGAAGTTCGGACACTCCGAGGCCCGTATCGATGAGCCGGTCGAGATCGTAGGGTTGCTGCGGGAGCTGGCGGTTGAGTGCGAGGAGAAGCTGGAGAGCCGAGGCGTTCACCTGGTAGTGGATGCCGAGGACAATGTGCCCGCGGTGCGGGGAGATGAGGATGCGTTGCGTCAGGTATTGGAGCATCTGCTGAACAACTCCGCGCAGGCGATCGATTCGATTAGCCAGTCAATTAGCGAGGACGCCGAGCGGGAGCGAGAGATACGTGTTTCGGTGAGCCATGATGCGAACTCGATACAAATGATTGTGAGCGATACCGGGCCGGGCTTTGCGGAGCCGGGGCGCATCTTCGATCCGTTTGGGTCAGGCGCAGGGATGGGACTTGGGATCTGCTACGGGATCGTGCATGCACATGGCGGAGAGATCAGCGCATTCAACCTTCACCCGTATGGGGCTGCGGTGATGGTGGAGCTGCCTTTAGGAGAGGTCTCCACGCAGAACTACTCCAGTGCAGCGCGCGAGGTCGCTTAGAAGGCAACACAATTTTCGGGGCTTGAGAGAGGGCTACGGGAGTAGACTGGCGCGATGAAGATGCTTGCGGGGTTGGTTCTGGGATCGCTCTTAGGCGGGGTGACTTTAGCGTACGGTGCGGGGATAGCTTCGACCGAAGCCTCAGTGGCAGATGCGGGATCAGTTTTAAACGAACATCCGATGACGTTTGCCGATTTACAACGAATGAAGCGCCTCGACGATCCGCAGGTTTCGCCGAGCGGCAAGTGGGTGATGTTTGCAGCGACGGATGTCGACCTTGCAGCGAATACCAAGGTGAGCCATCTTTGGGTGGTACCGCTGAAGGGTGGTCAGGAGAGACAGCTGACCTTTTGGAAGGAGGGCGAGAGCGAAGGCCGTTTTTCGCCTGACGGTAAGCAGGTGGCGTTTGTGGCGACCGATACCGCGACCGGACACTCTCAAATATTTCTGGCGTCGTGGGACGGGGCCGCGGGAACGCTGGGAACACCGAAGCTGCTGACCAATATAAGCACCGAGGCTGATGGACCGGTGTGGTCGCCAGACTCGCAGAGAATCTTGTTTGTGTCGCGGGTCTATCCAGAGTGCAGTGATGAGGAGTCGTGGGTCGAAGAGGATGCCTGCGACAAGCGGAAGGACGATGCGGCGGCAGCGAGTCCGGTGAAGGCGATGATCTTTACGCACCTGTTGTACCGGCACTGGGACCACTACATCGGTGACAAGCGCAGCCATGTGCTGGTGGTGAACACAACGGATGGCAATGCGGTGCGCGACCTTACGCCGCGGCGGGAGATCGGCGACACCGAGGCTCCGGTGTTTTCGTTGGGTGGGCCGGTGGACTATGCGTGGGCTCCCGACTCGAAGGAGATTGCGTATGTAACGAACCTTGACCCGGTTCCGGCAGCGAGCACGAACAACGACGTGATCACGTTGCGACTGGACGATCCCGGCGCGCGGGCGGTGAAGATTTCGACCTCGCCTGGAAGCGACGACGCTCCCGCCTATTCGCCGGACGGAAAGTACATTGCATTTCGGTCGCAGGCGCGGGCAGGGTTTGAGAGCGACCGTTTTCGGCTGATGCTGTTTGACCGGCAAGCGAAGACGATTACGGAGATGCTGCCGAAGTTCGACAACTGGGTGGACGAGTTCACGTGGGCCCCGAACTCGCAGACCATCTACTTTGCCAGCGAAGAGATGGGCGAGGAGAACATCCTGTCGACGCAGGTGGGGCTGCCGGAGGCGACGGCGGTAGCGAACAAGGCAGAGTATGGCGGGTTGCAGGTCTCGCCGAACGGAAGAACGCTGGTTGCAATGGTGCAGACAGTGCGGCACCCTGCGGCGGTTGCCTCGATTGCGTTGAATGCGGCGGGCGGTGGTGGCGCTCCGGTGGTGCGTTTGACTCACCTGAATGATGCGTTGCTGAGATCGCTGGACCTGCCGAGGATGGAGAGCTTCATCTTTCCCGGCGCGGGAAATACATCGGTGCAGGGATTTATTATTCGGCCGCCGAAGTTTGATCCGGCAAAGAAGTATCCGCTGAAGTTCCTGATGCATGGCGGGCCACAGACGGCGTGGGGCGATGCGTGGAGCTATCGCTGGAACGCAGAGCTGTTTGCCGCCGACGGATATGTAGTCGTGATGATCAATCGGCGCGGCTCGACCGGGTATGGGCAGAAGTTTGTCGATGAGGTGAGCGGCGACTGGGGCGGTAAGGCCTATGTCGATCTGATGAAGGGGCTGGACTATGCGGAGAAGCAGTACCCCTTTATCGATAAGACGCGGGAGTGCGCGCTGGGTGCGAGCTATGGCGGATATATGGCCGACTGGGTGCTGACTCACACCGACCGCTTTAAGTGCATTGTGACGCACGACGGTATGTACAACCCGCAGAGCGCGTATGGAACCACCGAGGAGCTTTGGTTCAACGAGTGGGAGTTCAAGCGGCCAGGAACGACTGGGCCGGGGCAGCCGTGGAAGTATGCTTCGGGGCCGGTGGCGGACGATCCGTTCAGGAAATGGTCGCCGATGCTGTCGATCGAGAATGCGAAGACGCCTACGCTGATCATTCACTCGCAGAAGGATTATCGGCTGGATGTGTCGGAGGGGTTCCAGTTGTTTACAGCTTTGCAGCAATTGCATGTGCCGAGCAAGATGCTCTACTTCCCGGATGAGGGACACTGGGTGTTGAAGCCGCAGAACTCCGAGCTTTGGTACAAGACCGTGAATGACTGGTGCGATCGGTGGACGCATAGCGGAGCCTATGCGTCTGACCTAAGCAGATAACTAGCGCAAGGTTTGCATGCAAAGACTATAGAACAAACTACTGGAGCAGGCGGCGACGCACTGCTCCCATCGCGGCAAGTACACCGGTGCCGAAAAGCAGGAGACTGCTGGGTTCTGGAACAGCGGAGGTCTGGTCGACTGCCTCAAACCAGTTCTCCGAGTAGATATCGTCCCACACGATGTCTCCTGAACCGTCCATAAAGATCGATCCTCCGCCGCTTCCACTGAGAAGATCGGGTACAGGAGCAGCACCGATATAGACAGCCGCAAAAAATTGGTCAGGGGTGAGCTTTCCGGTAAATGCTTCATGATCGCCATTACAGACTCCGTTCAAAACGACGCTACCGGAGGGAACGGCTGGGGTGCATGGAGTTCCGCTGTCGGCGACGATGGTCGGCGTCGAAGAAGAGTAACCTGTGCTTATGCCATCAACAAAGGTCTGGTAGCGATCGTGCTCAAGATTATTGATCACGACGTTGCCGGAGTCATCCATCCCGTAGAAAAGGTAACCTTGATCGCTGCTCAGATTGAATATCTGATAGGTGTCAGCAGATGCAGGCTTTACCGCTGCGAACAGGATAACGATAGCAGTGGCAATGCCTATTCCCTTTGAGCAAAGGTTCACAATTCTCATGGACATGTTCCTCAAACAAAGTTATTGACGGAACGAAACGTTTGCATTTGAAGCTCCAAACTTTTGTGTGCAAATACTTACCTATAAGGTCTCGTTGTCTTTATCACTTTGCAAAATTTTGCAGCATATAGGAGTCAAGTTATCTTTCTTTATGCTTTCTGCGACGGTGGAAATTGAGACAGTGAGTCAACAGGACGAAATACGCGATGACTTTTAATAGAACGAAAAAAAAGCGCGAGCCTGTGGGAGAAGCTGGCCTGTTTGAGTATGCCGTGGGCGTGCTTGCACGCAGGATGCGGACGGTGCGCGATCTGCGCCGGTTAATGAAGAACCGCGCCGAAGAAGGTGAGGCCGGGGAGCGGGCGATGGATGCTGTGATCGTTCGGCTAACGGAGCTGAAGTATCTCAGCGATACGCGGTTTGCCGCCGACTACACGCGGCTGCGCAAGGAGAATGAGAAGCATGGGCGGCGGCGGGTGCAGCAGGACCTGATGCAGAAGGGCGTCCACAAAGATCTGGTGGCTTCTACGCTGGCGCAGGCGTATGACGATGTGGATGAGGTGGCTCTGGCTCGAGCGTATGTTGCACGGAAGCGAATCAAGCAGCCGAGCGGTCCCGACGCGCAGAAGCAGACGACGCGGATCATGGGGAGGCTGATGCGGGCGGGTTTCTCTTCTTCGGCCATCTTCAAGGTGCTGCGGGAGTGGCATCTGCCTGAGGAAGCGCTGGAAGGCATCGAAGAGGGTGGGCGGGATTCGGACTCGTATGCGGAACGGGATGAGGATCTGCCGGAGTTCTAGTGAGTCAACTCTTATCGCTGCGAACTCGCAGCTAGATAGCGCGGAGAGCCTTTGCCGGAAGAAAGAAGATGGCGGCGATGAGTGCGAAGGCGCCTTCGACAACGATGCCCACTAAGCGGAACGGCAGCAGGCACAGCCAGATAAATGGATAGAGGATGAGGGCAAGAAGCGCGAGCGGCCAGCAGACAACAAGGAGGAGGCAAAAGAGAAGGAGTTTGAGCATGACGTCTCCGGTTGCGCACGATGGCGCATAGAAGGTTACGCTGAAAGGTGGGCAAAGGTTCCGGACAGATGGAGAAACGGGCAGAGTCGCTAGAACGCGTGGTCGCGGTGGACTGGTCGGGGCGGGTGGATGCCGCGGGGCAGCGGCGGCATATCTGGGCCGGGGTGTGGACGCGCGGTGTGGTGACGCTGGAGGCCGGGCGCACGCGTGAGGAGTTGATGGAGTGGCTGGTGGAGATGGCGCGGGAGACTCCGCGGATGGTAGTGGGGATCGATTGCTGCTTCAGCTTTCCGGCGTGGTTTCTCAAGGAGCATGGGTGCGCCACGGTCTTCGACTTCTGGCAGCATGTTGCGGCAGGGCATGGCGAGCGTTGGCTGGCGCGGGAGTGCGAGGATGTGAAGCGCGATGAGCGGTTCTGGGGCAAGCCGCATAAACGGCCAGCACAGTTTTGCGGCGCGGGGCTGCACCGGTCGATGCGGTGGACGGATATGGATAACAAGTTTGCTCCGGAGCTGCTGACCCGAGATCCGGAGCGTGCGGCAAAGGTGAAGGGGATTACGCCGAAATCGCCGTTTCAGATTGGGGGCTCGGGCAGCGTGGGGACGGGATCGTTACGGGCGATGCCGTTTTTGCTGAAGCTGCGGGAGGCGGGGTTTCGGGTGTGGCCGTATGAAGATGCTGCACTGGGCACGAAGAAGCCGCAACCGCTGCTGGTGGAGATGTATACGCGACTGCTGACGGGCGCGGTGGCGAAGAGTAATCCTGCGGCGCGGAAGGCTTATCTGGCGGCGAAGAAAAAGACGGATGAGGCTTATGTCGGGTTGTCGCGTGGGGTGATGGCGAAGGCATTGGGTAGCGAGGATGCTTTTGATGCTCTGGTGTGTGCGATGGAGATGGTGCGCTGGCAGGGTGAGTTTGCTGGGCTGAAGGCTACGAAGGATGCAGCGTTGCGGCTGGAGGGGATTACCTGGCGGCCTGGGGTGCAGGAGGGGTTGAGGCTGGGCACGCTTGAGGGCGAATCAGGCTGATAAACTTTTAGCCATATGGAATATCGTTCGGGAAGCCAGATTCGGGAAGATTTTTTGCGGTTTTTTGAGACTAAGGGGCACCGCCGCGTGCACTCTTCTTCGCTGGTGCCGGCGAACGATCCTACGCTGCTGTTTACCAATGCGGGGATGAACCAGTTCAAGGACGTCTTTCTGGGTGCCGAGAAGCGCGAATACTCGCGGGCGGCAAGCTCGCAGAAGTGCGTGCGCGCGGGCGGCAAGCATAACGATCTGGAGAACGTCGGCTTCACGCGGCGGCACCATACCTTCTTCGAGATGCTGGGCAACTTCAGCTTTGGAGACTACTTCAAGAAGGACGCCATTGCCTATGCGTGGGAGCTGCTCACCTCGCCGGAGTGGTTCGGCATCGATAAGGCGAAGCTGTATGTGACGATCTTTGAGGGCGACGCCGCCGTGCCGCGAGATGCGGAGGCGTATCAGTTCTGGCTCGATGTGGGCGTTCCTGCGGAGCGCATCTTCGAGATGGGCGCGGCAGATAACTTCTGGGCGATGGGCGATACCGGGCCGTGCGGGCCGTGCTCGGAGATTTATTACGACCTTGGTATTGCGGCTTCGGAGACGGGTGAGGACCTGCCATTCCCCAAGGACGAGCAGCGTTATGTCGAGATCTGGAACCTGGTGTTCATGCAGTTCGACCGCTCGGTTACAGCCAATGGGCCGGTGCTGGCTCCGTTGCCCAAGCCTTCGATTGATACGGGCATGGGGCTGGAACGGGTTTCAGCGGTATTGCAGGGTGTGCTGTCGAACTTCGAGACGGACTTGTTTACTCCGCTGATTAAGCGGGCGGAGCAGCTGACCGGACATAAGGTTGAGGCGGACCACGAGGTGGATGATCGCTCGCGTGCTTCGTTGCGGATTATCGCCGACCATGCGCGGGCAGCTACATTTTTGATCTCGGATGGTGTATTGCCAGCGAATGAGGGCAGAGGCTATGTGCTGCGAAAGATTCTGCGGCGCGGGATTCGGCATGGACGGCTGCTGGGGCAGGAGAAGCCGTTTATGCACGAGATGGTGTTTGCCGTTCGCGATGAGATGGGCGTGGCTTATCCGGAGTTGAAGGAGTCGGCGGAGCGGGTGGCGAAGGTGGTGCTGGCCGAGGAGCAGCAGTTTGCGCGGACGCTGGAGCTTGGTCTGCGGCAGATGAATGAAGAGACGCTGCGGTCAGGTGCTCTGGCGTTTCGGCTGTATGAGACGTTCGGCATGCCGCTTGACTTCATGGTCGATGCAGCGCGGGATGCTGGCATTGCATTTGATATGGCCGGTTTCGATGCGGCGAAGGAAGAGGAGCAGCAGCGGGCTCGGGCTTCGTGGAAGGGCGGATCGCAGAAGTCGGCGGCGCCGGTCTATCGGGAGTTGGCGAAGACAGAGTTTGAGGGCTACTCGGCGCTGCGGGTGGATGGCGCACGGGTGCTTGCGCTGGTGAAGGATGGCGTCGGCGTGCCGGAGCTGAAGGCCGGGGAGCAGGGAGAGGTCGTGCTCGATGCGACCAGCTTCTATGCGGACTCGGGCGGACAGGTGGGCGATATTGGCTGGCTGTATTCGGGCGACCACAATACGGTCGTTGCCGATGTCAGCGGAGCGACCAAGCCGGTGCAGGGAGTGTTCGCGCATAAGGTAGTGGCGCGGCAGACTCTGGCTGTGGGCGATGTGGTGGATACGGTGGTCGATGTGGAGAATCGCCGGGCCACAGAGCGCAACCACACCGGGACGCATCTTTTGCACGCCGCGTTGCGCGAAGTTTTGGGCAAGCATGTGAAGCAGGCTGGTTCGCTGGTGAACGCTTCGCGGCTGCGGTTCGACTTTTCGCACTTCACCGGCGTTGCTGAGGAAGAGTTGCAGCAGATTGAGGACATTGTGAACCGGCAGGTGCTGGGGAACGCTGCTGTACAGACGCTGGTTGATGTGCCCATCGATGTTGCGGTGAATGAGCTGGGTGCGATGGCGCTGTTTGGCGAGAAGTATGGCGACCGCGTGCGCGTTGTCAAGATCGGCGACTTCTCGACCGAGCTCTGCGGCGGAACTCATACAGGAGCGACGGGAGAGATTGGCCTGATCAAGCTGGTTGGCGAGGGTTCGGTTTCATCGGGCGTGCGCCGTGTCGAAGCGGTGAGCGGAACTGGAGCTTTGAGCGAGTTCCGGCGCGGGTTCGACGTCGCACGCGTCGTAGGGCAGATGATTGGGGTTACGGATACGGCTCCGGCTGATGCGCTGCGGCACAGGATCTCCGCACAGGAAGAGGAGATGAAGAAGCTGCGGCGCGAACTGGACCAGGTTCGCATGAAGTCGGCTTCGGCCTCTGTCTCGGATGCAGCTTCCGCTGCGGTCGAAGTAAAGGGCGTCAAGGTGTTGGCGCAGCGGGTAGATGCACTGGATAAAGGTCAGATGAGGACGCTGGTCGATAGTCTGC
It encodes the following:
- a CDS encoding HNH endonuclease, which translates into the protein MQSGKTRKQRLTGNRHAGHGSSHASGRLLSDVDVRIGVFRQPAMQTPVLVLNASYEPINICGARRALVLVLKGVARTEEEQGAILHAARVNVAMPSVIRLLEYRRIPHQTRALSRKNILLRDRNSCQYCSVVLTASELTLDHVIPRSRGGLSTWENLVACCHDCNRRKGNQLLHELTDMKLQREPRPFSLHTSRHIMRMIGSADAAWRKYLYFEAGDAA
- a CDS encoding BlaI/MecI/CopY family transcriptional regulator, with the translated sequence MGEQDKEGLTKLELQIMQVIWRRGTSNVGEVQEGLEQQLAYTTVQTMLNILHRKGKLKRKLQGRAYEYSATVTEAKALSHALRDVVDRMFGGSSEELVMSLIKNKQIDAKKIAELSRRLEEAEESGGER
- a CDS encoding M56 family metallopeptidase produces the protein MNGLESFVLGYLVNSLWQVPLICVAAYGCARLVRRMGPQAEHRVWVTALLIAAVLPACAGTGAWLPHGFGTSASAAGSVQVEMGRFTQITGTALHLPTGLRHGAALLYMGLVIFFCGRLIWGVIQSVGLRRGSRRLELTGEWQNMWERCCCVFDVTNVEIASTPRITGPMTVGFRWRTLLVPSDFLETAEANDVEAALGHELAHMQRRDFAKNLFYELISLPVSYHPMTRWLKSQIRQSRELVCDAMAAEFVTTRELYARSLLRLASMMLNQTQTVNIHAIGIFDANILERRVMNLMTKPRETRGLLRIGFAAVCVAVGVATCGSALALRLDVSEPPAPAVAAATHDHPVKVQGAIMAGSKIGGENPVYPAKARAEKNTVDGTCTLQATINKEGYITRLRVVKSLRKDYDESALTAVKTWRYKPYLLNGEPVAVQTTININYSIGG
- a CDS encoding sensor histidine kinase, whose product is MWALHWGCVIGIAGLAGAVLLMAHDQRLHAKERRRDRRIREEFEAYAALDAALHGEDLHGLARRVCRLVSKKSAFQRVAMLTQDAEGQMQVVGSVGIDELTVQELQVCSECCMEEANGEEPTPDTVGMHLGERSFAVVLGKDATDAGCGRAILIPLQTSMGKVQGALAVCADGLMSLRRQTVEETISPLEALAVKLGRAIENAETVEQLQQAEKLAGFGMLANGVAHELSDPLTAVLEFAEQIAETAEDSRIRSDAETIVNEALRMQQTVQGLVKFGHSEARIDEPVEIVGLLRELAVECEEKLESRGVHLVVDAEDNVPAVRGDEDALRQVLEHLLNNSAQAIDSISQSISEDAEREREIRVSVSHDANSIQMIVSDTGPGFAEPGRIFDPFGSGAGMGLGICYGIVHAHGGEISAFNLHPYGAAVMVELPLGEVSTQNYSSAAREVA
- a CDS encoding S9 family peptidase, encoding MKMLAGLVLGSLLGGVTLAYGAGIASTEASVADAGSVLNEHPMTFADLQRMKRLDDPQVSPSGKWVMFAATDVDLAANTKVSHLWVVPLKGGQERQLTFWKEGESEGRFSPDGKQVAFVATDTATGHSQIFLASWDGAAGTLGTPKLLTNISTEADGPVWSPDSQRILFVSRVYPECSDEESWVEEDACDKRKDDAAAASPVKAMIFTHLLYRHWDHYIGDKRSHVLVVNTTDGNAVRDLTPRREIGDTEAPVFSLGGPVDYAWAPDSKEIAYVTNLDPVPAASTNNDVITLRLDDPGARAVKISTSPGSDDAPAYSPDGKYIAFRSQARAGFESDRFRLMLFDRQAKTITEMLPKFDNWVDEFTWAPNSQTIYFASEEMGEENILSTQVGLPEATAVANKAEYGGLQVSPNGRTLVAMVQTVRHPAAVASIALNAAGGGGAPVVRLTHLNDALLRSLDLPRMESFIFPGAGNTSVQGFIIRPPKFDPAKKYPLKFLMHGGPQTAWGDAWSYRWNAELFAADGYVVVMINRRGSTGYGQKFVDEVSGDWGGKAYVDLMKGLDYAEKQYPFIDKTRECALGASYGGYMADWVLTHTDRFKCIVTHDGMYNPQSAYGTTEELWFNEWEFKRPGTTGPGQPWKYASGPVADDPFRKWSPMLSIENAKTPTLIIHSQKDYRLDVSEGFQLFTALQQLHVPSKMLYFPDEGHWVLKPQNSELWYKTVNDWCDRWTHSGAYASDLSR
- a CDS encoding PEP-CTERM sorting domain-containing protein, with product MRIVNLCSKGIGIATAIVILFAAVKPASADTYQIFNLSSDQGYLFYGMDDSGNVVINNLEHDRYQTFVDGISTGYSSSTPTIVADSGTPCTPAVPSGSVVLNGVCNGDHEAFTGKLTPDQFFAAVYIGAAPVPDLLSGSGGGSIFMDGSGDIVWDDIYSENWFEAVDQTSAVPEPSSLLLFGTGVLAAMGAVRRRLLQ